The Cohnella abietis genome has a segment encoding these proteins:
- a CDS encoding outer membrane protein assembly factor BamB family protein, whose product MYRYAPSEGVARLLRSTVVIVLLLAMVWVTLPLTVANAEKPVVSSKGSSSSYTIQAPEVTPKWTAVVDTVDEGATLAEDGLVFAFSGKKLIAINATTGKVLYRYGSKLKPTVSYQKGIVYGATEDGKVYALDAKAGSTKWLSVSGIASKGNPLPLGDTVYVTKDNQTYALEAATGKVLWKSEEPQADGAGIISEENNGIVYQVFSVQGALSSTQLDAFDKKTGKKLWGHFAQSAPLTIRNGIVYSVADSYQIPDAGDPNRNITINAYNNKTGELKESRVYSWSLSGQPPYSPWSGSTVLNGNDLYIATDSNVVKYDFNAYEKGGKPLKQWVKPSSTEITGSVYSERLFLVDQSSGIVQGLKLSTGRLVGWSTDNPAVQTDIYGNGVFIGQSDGVFHGYNLQTGKPIFTVHTGSRQYGQTLKSGSTLIIQTAGKLTGVTIPKSIL is encoded by the coding sequence ATGTATCGTTATGCCCCAAGTGAAGGCGTAGCTAGACTGCTTCGAAGCACCGTTGTTATTGTTCTTCTGTTAGCTATGGTTTGGGTGACCTTGCCGTTAACTGTAGCTAATGCGGAGAAACCCGTCGTATCGTCTAAGGGCTCGTCATCAAGCTACACTATTCAGGCTCCTGAAGTTACACCCAAGTGGACTGCCGTTGTAGATACAGTCGATGAAGGAGCAACGCTTGCGGAAGATGGCCTCGTTTTTGCCTTCTCAGGCAAAAAATTGATTGCAATCAACGCTACCACGGGAAAGGTTCTTTATCGTTATGGTAGCAAGCTGAAACCAACCGTCTCTTATCAAAAGGGAATCGTATATGGCGCAACTGAGGATGGGAAGGTGTATGCTTTGGATGCCAAAGCTGGTTCCACAAAGTGGCTATCCGTTTCTGGAATCGCTTCGAAAGGGAATCCTCTGCCCTTAGGAGATACAGTCTACGTCACTAAGGATAACCAGACCTATGCATTAGAGGCAGCGACAGGTAAGGTTCTGTGGAAATCTGAGGAGCCGCAAGCGGATGGAGCGGGAATCATCAGTGAGGAAAATAACGGGATTGTGTACCAGGTGTTTTCGGTCCAGGGAGCGCTTAGCTCTACTCAATTGGACGCCTTTGATAAGAAGACGGGCAAGAAGCTATGGGGACATTTTGCCCAAAGTGCGCCGTTAACCATTCGGAATGGAATCGTGTATTCCGTGGCCGACTCCTATCAGATTCCGGACGCTGGTGATCCCAATCGTAATATTACCATTAACGCGTACAACAACAAGACCGGGGAACTGAAAGAGTCGAGAGTGTATTCCTGGTCCTTGTCTGGCCAGCCTCCCTACAGTCCTTGGAGCGGTTCCACGGTATTGAATGGAAACGATTTGTACATCGCTACCGACAGTAATGTAGTGAAGTACGATTTTAATGCTTACGAAAAAGGCGGCAAACCACTTAAGCAGTGGGTTAAGCCTTCAAGCACAGAAATCACAGGCTCCGTATATAGCGAGAGGCTGTTCCTTGTTGATCAGAGCTCCGGCATTGTACAAGGACTGAAGCTATCAACTGGTCGATTGGTAGGGTGGTCGACAGATAACCCCGCAGTACAGACGGACATTTATGGAAATGGTGTGTTTATCGGTCAAAGCGACGGTGTTTTTCATGGTTATAATCTACAGACCGGGAAGCCGATATTCACTGTTCATACCGGCTCGCGGCAATACGGTCAGACGCTCAAAAGCGGAAGCACCCTTATTATTCAGACAGCAGGCAAGCTAACAGGGGTAACCATTCCAAAGTCTATATTGTAA